The sequence below is a genomic window from Brevibacillus agri.
TCGCTGACGCTGACAAAGTGATGATCGCGTTCCCAATGTGGAACTTCACCGTTCCGGCTGTGCTGCACACCTATGTGGACTACCTGTCTCAAGCAGGCAAAACATTCAAATACACCGCGGAAGGCCCTGTAGGACTGATGGGCGACAAAAAAGTGGCGCTGTTGAGCGCACGCGGCGGCGTTTACTCCGAAGGCCCAATGGCAGAAATCGAGCTGGCTAACCGCTACGTTCGCACGGTGCTTGGCTTCTGGGGAATCAGCAATATTACCGAAGTGATCGTAGAAGGTCACAACCAATTCCCTGACAAAGCAGAAGAAATCGTAGCAGCAGGCATAGAAAAAGCAGCAAAACTGGCGGAAACCTTCTAAGGCCCGCCAGCCTTTCTTGTCCAAATATCTCAAATTTAAAATACTATAATTTAAAACAATTAAGGAGAGATGAAAAAATGATGGATCTTGGTTTGCTGATTATTCGTTTGGTTGTTGGGTTGTCGTTCGCAGGTCACGGTGCGCAAAAGCTGTTTGGCTGGTTTGGCGGTTACGGTCTGAAAGGCACAGGCGGCTGGCTGGAGTCTATCGGGGTGAAGCCTGGTGTGACCATGGCGCTGCTTGCCGGATTGGCTGAACTCGTCGGCGGCTTGCTGTTCGCGGCAGGTGTCGGCACATGGGTTGGCGCTCTGCTCATCGTCTTCACAATGCTTGTTGCGATTGTGAAGGTTCACGGTCAAAATGGATATTGGGTAACGCAAAACGGCTATGAGTACAATCTGACCTTGATCGCGGTCGCTATCGGTGTCGCTTTGATCGGTCCAGGCGCATACGTTTTGTTTTAAGCAACCGCTCGTAAATCCGTACCCGTAAGCCAGCATTCCACCAAGGGAGGACACAACAGATGAAAATCCGCGTCTACACACAAAACGAACAAGCAAAAGGACATTTTGGCGACGGTGAAATCGTAGAAAACAAACCGATTGGCTTCCCTCATGAAGGCTCCGTTGTAAAACGGGTTGGACCGCTTTTTTACTGGGCGTGGGCAAAATCTCTCAAAACGTTCGAGATTCCCCTGCACCCGCATTCCGGCTTTGAAATTTTGTCTTACGTCCTGCAAGGTACAGTCGGCCACCGGGACACGCTGGGCAATTTGCAGCAGGTCACTACGGGCGGTGCGCAGATCATGCAAACAGGCTCAGGCGCTTACCATGCCGAAGAGCTGGGCAAGGATACCGAGATGTTCCAGATCTGGTTTGAGCCGCACCTCGCCAAAACGACCAAAAACCCGCCGACGTACAACCAGTACGACCACGAGCAGTTTCCGACCGAGACGGCGGATGGCGTACGGGTGAAAAACATCATCGGTCCCGCTGCCCCCATCTCGCTCGTGACCGATTCGCTCATGAAAGATATTGCGATTCCCGCAGGCAAAGCTTACTCGCTGCAACTTCCGGCCGGCTACGCCCACGCTGTCGTCGTCGTGGAAGGAAGCGGAAGCGTTGGCGGGCACAGCGAAGCGGGCGAGCCGCCGACCGTCGCACACAAAGGAGATTTTGTGGTAATCTCTGCGGAAGCAGAAACAGCAAGCGTCACTTACCAGGCGCAAGCAGATGCGCCGTTGCGGATCGTGCTCATTCAAGTTCCGCTGGAAGTAGACTACCCGCTCTACCGCAAGTAACCTTGTCTGAAAAACCGCCCTTATGCATGGATAAACCTTGGACCGTCACCTTGTCGTGACGGTCCTTTTCGCCTTTTCTGCCGCCTTCAAAAAATCTTCTCTTCCTCCATCATCATTTTTTGCTCAAACGGCGCCGTCAGCACGATCAGCGTATAGGAATAGCCTGCTGCTCCATGCGGTCGTCCTGCTTTTTTTTGCCGATGTCGACAAAGCTGTTGGCAGGCTCAATCGTCGCCGTCATGCTCTGGGTAGCTGCCGTGCAAACGACCGTCCCTGCCCAGCAGTATTACTTGATCTCGTTGACCCCGCACTCTTCGCAAGTGGCGCTCAGCATCAATACATCCGTTTTTCAGCTCGGGCTGGCGCTGGGCGCGGGACTTGGCGGCGTCATCGTCAACCATGCGGCAATCTGGCACATAAGCTGGGTCAGCGGTCTGTTCGTGCTCGCGGGCTTCGGCTTTGCCCTGGCTTCGTTTGCCCAGCCAAAAGAGGCGCGAAAGGCGAAAAGCGCGTAAGCAGGTCTGGCAACCGCAGACGCGAAAAAACAGAAATCACTTGCGTTACTCACAACACCCGCTAGAGCAGCAACTGCTCGCGTTCTGGCGGGCGCGCCCGCTTTTTTTCAAAGCAAAACCCGCCCAGGCAGCAGCGCCCGAGCGGGTTTGTTTCTATGATGCGGTTCGATACAACTTACACCAGCGCCGGCTTTTGCTCCAGCATGGTTCCTTCCTCGGCGTAGCGCACGTGCCAGGAAAATGCTTTTTCCAGTACGTGCGGAGTGTGCCCGCCGCGAGTGAGCGCTTCTTCGTAGTACGCTTTAAGCTGCTCACGGTACATTGGATGCGCGCAGTTTTCGATGATTTTCAAGGCGCGCTCGCGTGGTGCCAGCCCGCGCAAATCAGCCAGCCCTTGCTCGGTGACGATGATGTCGACGTCGTGCTCCGTATGATCGACATGGGAGGCAAACGGCACGATGCTGGAGATTTTTCCGCCTTTGGCGATCGACTTGGTTACGAAAATGCCCAGACGCGCATTGCGGGC
It includes:
- a CDS encoding pirin family protein encodes the protein MKIRVYTQNEQAKGHFGDGEIVENKPIGFPHEGSVVKRVGPLFYWAWAKSLKTFEIPLHPHSGFEILSYVLQGTVGHRDTLGNLQQVTTGGAQIMQTGSGAYHAEELGKDTEMFQIWFEPHLAKTTKNPPTYNQYDHEQFPTETADGVRVKNIIGPAAPISLVTDSLMKDIAIPAGKAYSLQLPAGYAHAVVVVEGSGSVGGHSEAGEPPTVAHKGDFVVISAEAETASVTYQAQADAPLRIVLIQVPLEVDYPLYRK
- a CDS encoding transporter, which encodes MSTKLLAGSIVAVMLWVAAVQTTVPAQQYYLISLTPHSSQVALSINTSVFQLGLALGAGLGGVIVNHAAIWHISWVSGLFVLAGFGFALASFAQPKEARKAKSA
- a CDS encoding DoxX family protein; the protein is MMDLGLLIIRLVVGLSFAGHGAQKLFGWFGGYGLKGTGGWLESIGVKPGVTMALLAGLAELVGGLLFAAGVGTWVGALLIVFTMLVAIVKVHGQNGYWVTQNGYEYNLTLIAVAIGVALIGPGAYVLF
- a CDS encoding FMN-dependent NADH-azoreductase — translated: MSKVLFIKANDRPVEQAVSVKLYEAFVQSYKENHPNDEIAELDLFAENLPYYGNDLLTAMFKAGRGMELTAEEKKGAELVNKYLNQFADADKVMIAFPMWNFTVPAVLHTYVDYLSQAGKTFKYTAEGPVGLMGDKKVALLSARGGVYSEGPMAEIELANRYVRTVLGFWGISNITEVIVEGHNQFPDKAEEIVAAGIEKAAKLAETF